In the genome of Paenibacillus pabuli, one region contains:
- the rbsK gene encoding ribokinase, which translates to MAKICVIGSSSMDLVVTSSRRPGAGETVLGDSFKTVPGGKGANQAVAAARLGAEVTMIGRVGDDAFGTAILNNFKENHVNTQNVKPVTHMESGTAHIVLAEGDNSIVFVEAANREVTPAYVNEAAEVIKSADIVLIQQEVSEETVVRVSEICAYSGTPLLLNPAPARKVPDEVINKAAYITPNEHEAEILFEGMTPAEALRKYPNKLFITEGSNGVRYFDGEREIVVPTYKVEPVDTTGAGDTFNAAFAVALAEGKPLQDSIRFANRAASLSVTKFGAQGGMPTRDEVEESLK; encoded by the coding sequence ATGGCTAAAATATGCGTAATTGGAAGCAGCTCCATGGATCTGGTTGTCACTTCCTCAAGACGGCCAGGGGCGGGTGAAACCGTCCTTGGCGACAGCTTCAAAACAGTGCCGGGGGGCAAAGGAGCAAATCAGGCAGTCGCTGCAGCAAGGCTGGGAGCCGAAGTTACGATGATCGGCCGGGTAGGCGATGATGCGTTCGGTACGGCCATTTTAAATAATTTCAAAGAAAACCACGTAAATACGCAAAATGTGAAACCGGTTACACATATGGAAAGCGGCACGGCTCATATCGTGCTAGCAGAAGGTGATAATAGTATTGTGTTCGTTGAGGCGGCAAATCGCGAAGTTACACCCGCGTATGTCAATGAAGCAGCAGAAGTAATCAAAAGTGCCGATATTGTGCTGATCCAACAAGAAGTCTCGGAGGAAACCGTTGTTCGTGTCAGCGAAATTTGCGCCTATAGCGGAACCCCTCTTTTGTTGAATCCAGCTCCGGCCAGAAAAGTACCGGATGAGGTCATCAACAAAGCTGCTTATATCACGCCGAACGAGCATGAGGCCGAGATTTTGTTTGAGGGGATGACCCCGGCAGAGGCGCTGCGCAAATATCCAAACAAGTTGTTTATTACAGAGGGCAGCAACGGAGTTCGGTACTTTGACGGAGAGCGGGAAATCGTTGTACCTACTTACAAAGTGGAACCAGTGGATACAACCGGAGCGGGTGATACGTTTAACGCCGCATTTGCGGTCGCTCTGGCGGAAGGAAAACCGCTGCAAGACAGCATTAGATTCGCCAACCGGGCTGCATCGCTATCCGTGACCAAATTCGGCGCACAAGGAGGCATGCCGACACGGGATGAAGTGGAGGAAAGCCTGAAATGA
- a CDS encoding LacI family DNA-binding transcriptional regulator has translation MTTIKDVANLAGVSVATVSRVINERGYVHADTRKKVEEAVKQLNFSPNEVARSLYKRKSKLIGLLLPDIANPYFPQLARGVEDRMQEQEFRLIFGNSDEDEQKEKDYIQTFIQNNVVGVISSTNYPHSSIYENLKIPVVFLDRTPLDSPSVYADGREGGRLAAREIIKRGSRRITVMQGPAHIKPAQDRFEGAIESILEAGLDYRVIQTTSFSFNDVGLWADELFSKYGDTDGVIASNDIAAMAVLHEALRIGKKVPEDMQIIGFDDIPMSSLLSPALSTIRQPAYEMGREAAGLLIKLVEQAPIENKHIQLPVSFIERGTTRKVNSNG, from the coding sequence ATGACAACGATTAAAGATGTAGCTAATCTGGCTGGCGTTTCGGTAGCCACTGTATCAAGAGTCATTAATGAAAGAGGTTATGTTCACGCGGACACTCGCAAGAAAGTGGAGGAAGCGGTTAAGCAGCTTAACTTCTCTCCCAATGAAGTGGCCCGCTCTTTATACAAACGTAAGTCCAAACTGATTGGCCTGCTGCTACCGGATATTGCAAACCCTTACTTTCCGCAGCTTGCACGTGGTGTAGAGGACCGGATGCAGGAGCAGGAGTTCAGACTGATTTTCGGAAATAGTGATGAGGATGAACAGAAGGAAAAGGATTACATCCAGACTTTTATCCAGAATAATGTGGTGGGCGTAATCTCTTCAACGAATTACCCTCATTCTTCAATATATGAGAACTTGAAGATCCCTGTGGTGTTTCTGGACAGGACGCCGCTGGACAGTCCCTCCGTATATGCGGATGGCAGAGAGGGTGGGCGCCTGGCTGCGCGGGAGATCATCAAACGCGGAAGCCGCCGAATTACGGTTATGCAGGGACCGGCACATATCAAACCTGCGCAGGATCGTTTTGAAGGTGCAATCGAGAGCATACTTGAGGCCGGTCTGGATTACCGCGTCATCCAAACGACATCCTTTTCCTTTAATGATGTCGGCTTATGGGCGGATGAGCTTTTTAGCAAGTACGGTGATACGGATGGAGTTATTGCGAGTAATGATATCGCGGCTATGGCGGTGCTGCACGAGGCATTGCGAATCGGAAAAAAAGTTCCGGAAGATATGCAGATTATTGGCTTCGACGATATCCCAATGAGCAGCCTGCTATCGCCCGCCTTGTCGACCATTCGCCAACCGGCATACGAGATGGGAAGAGAAGCCGCCGGTTTGCTAATCAAACTTGTGGAACAAGCTCCAATCGAAAACAAACACATACAATTGCCTGTCAGTTTCATTGAACGGGGCACAACAAGAAAGGTGAATTCGAATGGCTAA
- a CDS encoding MaoC/PaaZ C-terminal domain-containing protein, with the protein MKFNEYVKGESYRTESIQLSKKDIIDFAKFYDPQYMHVDETKAKEGRFGSLIASGMQTMNTSFKLWVELGLYGEDIVAGTGMNHIKFIKPVFPDDEIHVLAEVVDLAPKRNYGGIVTVLLTTFNQHNEKVFQAELSALISN; encoded by the coding sequence TTGAAATTTAACGAGTATGTTAAAGGCGAGTCTTATAGAACAGAATCTATTCAATTGTCGAAGAAGGATATTATTGATTTTGCGAAATTTTATGATCCTCAATATATGCATGTTGACGAAACAAAAGCCAAAGAAGGCCGCTTTGGCAGCCTCATTGCTTCAGGTATGCAGACAATGAACACGTCTTTCAAGCTTTGGGTGGAATTAGGGTTATATGGAGAAGATATTGTTGCAGGAACGGGCATGAATCACATAAAGTTCATCAAACCTGTGTTCCCAGATGATGAAATTCATGTTCTAGCCGAAGTAGTTGATTTGGCTCCAAAAAGGAATTATGGTGGTATCGTTACCGTATTGCTTACTACTTTTAATCAACATAATGAAAAGGTCTTTCAGGCAGAATTAAGTGCTCTGATTAGTAATTGA
- the ppsA gene encoding phosphoenolpyruvate synthase translates to MSSLVIGFQEMEKLQLALVGGKGLNLAKLSKIEGVVVPEGFCVTTVGYQKAIEQNETYHSLLDQLTMMKVDEREQIVEISRQIRELIMSVDIPADVEKEVADYLSKFGEGHAYAVRSSATAEDLPHASFAGQQDTYLNIIGKEAIMQHISKCWASLFTDRAVIYRMQNGFDHGQVHLSVIIQKMVFPTASGILFTADPITSNRKLLSIDASFGLGEALVSGLVSADCYKVREGEIVDKRIATKTLAIYGRKDGGTYTHQVDPVLQQTQTLTEQQILELASMGRQIEAHFGFPQDIEWCLADDMFYIVQSRPITTLYPIPEASDQENHVYLSVGHQQMMTDPMKPLGLSFFLLTTPAPMRIAGGRLFVDITARLASPVMRENFINTMEQSDPLLKDALTTILKRENFIKLVPADETASSPPTNNKLGASKTFQADIENDSTIVSDLIKSNQDSIEKLKRSIQKKSGLQLFDFILEDLQELKKFLSNPRSSNVFMTAMKASAWINENIKEWLGEKNAADTLSQSVPNNITSEMGLALLDVADVIRPYPEVIAYLQHVKEDNFLDELGKVEGGQEARDAIQGYLDKYGMRCAGEIDLTRTRWSEKPITLVPMILGNIKNFEPNESQRKFEQGRQEALKKEQEVLDQLKLLPDGEHKAQETKRMIDLVRNFIGYREYPKYGMINRYFVYKQALLKEAERLVQVGVITEKEDIFYLTFEELREVVRSNKLDGELITKRKEDYRFYEKLTPPRVITSDGEIISGQYQRENLPANAIIGLPVSSGVVEGRARVIFNIEDADLEDGDILVTPYTDPSWTPLFVSIKGLVTEVGGLMTHGAVIAREYGLPAIVGVGNATQRIKDGQQIRVHGTEGYIEIL, encoded by the coding sequence ATGAGTTCTTTGGTTATCGGATTTCAGGAAATGGAAAAATTGCAGCTTGCGCTCGTTGGTGGAAAAGGGTTAAATCTAGCGAAGTTATCCAAGATTGAAGGAGTAGTGGTTCCCGAAGGATTTTGTGTGACAACCGTTGGATACCAAAAAGCCATAGAACAAAACGAAACGTATCATTCTTTGCTGGATCAATTAACGATGATGAAAGTAGATGAACGAGAGCAAATTGTTGAAATCAGCAGACAGATCAGAGAACTTATTATGAGCGTAGACATTCCTGCCGATGTTGAAAAAGAAGTTGCTGACTATCTCTCCAAGTTTGGAGAAGGACATGCATATGCAGTACGTTCCAGTGCGACCGCTGAAGATTTACCACATGCCTCTTTTGCTGGTCAACAAGACACGTACTTAAATATCATTGGGAAAGAAGCAATCATGCAGCATATCAGCAAATGCTGGGCTTCCCTGTTTACCGATCGCGCGGTAATCTATCGTATGCAAAATGGATTTGATCATGGTCAGGTGCATTTATCCGTTATCATTCAAAAGATGGTTTTCCCAACGGCCTCAGGAATTTTATTTACAGCTGATCCGATCACATCCAACCGGAAACTACTTTCCATCGACGCCAGTTTTGGACTTGGTGAGGCGCTGGTGTCCGGCTTGGTATCTGCCGATTGTTATAAAGTGCGGGAAGGTGAAATTGTCGATAAGAGGATAGCCACCAAAACGTTGGCCATCTATGGACGGAAAGATGGTGGGACGTATACCCATCAGGTCGATCCCGTTCTGCAGCAGACGCAAACACTTACTGAACAACAAATTCTAGAACTGGCAAGCATGGGAAGACAGATTGAAGCACATTTTGGTTTTCCACAGGATATCGAATGGTGTTTGGCGGATGATATGTTTTATATTGTCCAAAGTCGGCCAATCACAACGTTGTACCCGATCCCTGAAGCGAGTGACCAGGAAAATCATGTGTACTTATCTGTGGGTCATCAACAAATGATGACTGATCCCATGAAACCTCTGGGCTTATCTTTCTTTCTATTAACGACTCCGGCACCTATGCGTATAGCTGGTGGAAGATTGTTTGTTGATATTACGGCTAGGCTGGCTTCGCCTGTCATGAGAGAAAACTTCATAAATACCATGGAACAATCCGATCCGCTCCTTAAGGACGCACTTACAACCATACTCAAGCGAGAGAATTTCATAAAGTTGGTACCTGCTGATGAGACAGCATCAAGTCCTCCTACTAACAATAAACTGGGCGCGTCTAAGACTTTTCAAGCAGATATTGAAAATGATTCAACTATTGTCTCTGATTTAATTAAGAGCAATCAAGACTCGATAGAAAAGCTGAAACGTAGCATCCAAAAGAAATCTGGGTTGCAATTGTTTGATTTTATCCTTGAAGATCTCCAAGAATTGAAGAAATTTCTATCGAACCCACGAAGTTCAAATGTGTTTATGACTGCCATGAAGGCTTCAGCATGGATCAATGAAAACATAAAAGAGTGGTTAGGTGAAAAAAATGCAGCAGATACGCTCTCTCAATCTGTACCTAACAATATCACTTCAGAAATGGGTTTGGCGTTACTCGATGTTGCAGATGTGATTCGCCCTTATCCGGAAGTCATCGCTTATTTACAGCATGTGAAAGAGGATAACTTTTTGGATGAGCTGGGTAAGGTGGAGGGCGGACAGGAAGCACGGGATGCCATTCAGGGTTATCTGGACAAATATGGAATGCGGTGTGCCGGAGAAATTGATCTGACCCGAACCCGTTGGAGTGAAAAACCCATTACGCTTGTGCCAATGATTCTGGGTAATATCAAGAACTTTGAACCTAATGAAAGCCAACGGAAATTTGAGCAAGGGCGACAGGAAGCGTTGAAGAAAGAACAGGAAGTTTTGGATCAATTAAAACTATTGCCTGATGGTGAACATAAAGCCCAGGAAACGAAACGAATGATCGACCTGGTTCGTAATTTCATCGGTTATCGGGAATATCCCAAATACGGCATGATCAACCGTTACTTTGTATACAAGCAGGCTTTATTGAAAGAAGCTGAACGACTTGTACAAGTGGGCGTTATTACTGAAAAAGAGGATATATTCTATCTGACTTTTGAAGAACTTCGTGAAGTCGTACGCAGCAATAAATTGGATGGAGAACTCATCACTAAACGGAAAGAAGATTATAGATTTTATGAAAAACTAACTCCACCTCGTGTGATCACGTCTGATGGTGAAATCATTTCAGGGCAGTACCAACGTGAAAATCTGCCAGCGAATGCTATTATAGGGCTGCCTGTTTCTTCCGGAGTCGTAGAGGGACGAGCACGTGTCATCTTCAATATTGAAGATGCTGATCTGGAAGATGGAGATATACTGGTCACCCCCTATACGGATCCGAGCTGGACACCCTTATTCGTATCTATTAAAGGTCTAGTCACCGAAGTGGGTGGATTGATGACCCATGGTGCAGTGATTGCACGTGAATATGGGTTGCCAGCCATAGTCGGAGTGGGAAATGCAACCCAACGAATAAAAGATGGTCAGCAAATTCGGGTACATGGAACAGAAGGATACATCGAAATTTTGTAA
- a CDS encoding DMT family transporter, producing the protein MNEIKAMEKPIKFSDPLFVTLVASICCLLWGSAYPFIKLGYIAFDILSEDIPSKFVFAGYRFILAGLLLLFLFRVITKRKFELSGRQFSSLVLLGVFQTGLQYMFFYVGVANITGVKGSIMNATTTFFSVVLAHFLYKNDKLSKNKVVGCLLGFIGVIIVNFHSDLLEFSFSLTGEGFVIIAALIFSITAIYAKHLTGSIDVLVITGFSLFVGGLALTLLGLMLGGRVTHFTLESAGILIYLVLLSSAAFCLWNLLLKYNKVGKVSVYNFLIPVFGTLLSALFLGETIMEVKNLIALLFVSVGIYMVNRVTLSK; encoded by the coding sequence GTGAATGAGATCAAAGCAATGGAGAAACCGATCAAATTTAGCGATCCTTTATTTGTAACGTTAGTTGCGAGTATATGTTGCTTGTTATGGGGAAGTGCCTACCCGTTTATTAAGCTTGGATATATTGCTTTTGACATCCTGTCAGAAGATATCCCATCAAAATTTGTATTTGCGGGTTATCGATTTATTTTAGCGGGATTACTGCTCCTGTTTTTGTTTCGTGTCATTACTAAACGGAAATTTGAGCTGTCTGGACGACAATTTTCAAGCTTAGTATTACTTGGTGTGTTCCAAACGGGGCTGCAGTATATGTTTTTTTATGTGGGCGTAGCCAATATAACCGGTGTCAAAGGTTCAATTATGAATGCAACAACGACCTTTTTCAGTGTTGTTCTAGCTCATTTTCTATATAAAAATGATAAACTGAGCAAAAATAAAGTAGTCGGCTGTTTGCTAGGATTTATTGGCGTAATTATTGTTAATTTCCACTCCGATCTGCTGGAGTTCTCCTTCTCTCTCACAGGTGAAGGCTTCGTTATAATTGCGGCTCTTATTTTTTCCATTACGGCCATTTATGCAAAACATTTAACTGGCTCGATCGACGTTCTGGTCATTACCGGATTTAGCCTGTTTGTCGGCGGACTGGCACTCACCCTACTGGGCCTCATGCTCGGGGGCCGGGTTACGCATTTTACACTTGAATCAGCGGGTATCTTGATTTATTTAGTTTTACTTTCATCAGCCGCATTTTGCTTGTGGAATCTGCTTCTGAAATACAACAAAGTCGGGAAAGTATCTGTATATAACTTCCTTATCCCTGTGTTTGGCACACTGCTCTCGGCGTTGTTCTTGGGAGAAACGATTATGGAAGTAAAAAATCTAATCGCATTGCTGTTCGTGTCGGTCGGTATTTATATGGTCAATCGAGTAACCTTGTCAAAATAA
- a CDS encoding serine hydrolase domain-containing protein — protein MDFKPLATFIDRITSWRIPWAEVLVMHQNDTVFRYRNGYANLEEQTPIGDGAIFNLYSMTKIMTCVAALQLVERGQMLLSDPVSDYLPEYAEMTVKKTLSNGELRLEKATRAITVRDLFTMTAGFSYDIGSPSIQEAVKNTNGQLPTRDFAKALAKEPLLFEPGTQWNYSMCHDVLGALVEVVSGRRFGTYLQEEITGPLGMNDTAFDLNAEQQARLIPQYAYNDELEKAVRMDGNGFRVGTELESGGAGLLSTVSDYALFLNMLTGRGTSPEGVRILSPASVELMRTDHLNDMTRGDYSWDHMGGYGYGLGVRTHVSKAGSGSLSPLGEFGWSGAAGCMAIIDPDSELTVMYAQHLLNNQEPYVHRRLRNVVYSCL, from the coding sequence ATGGACTTTAAACCGCTTGCTACATTTATTGACCGCATTACGTCATGGAGAATTCCGTGGGCAGAGGTGCTTGTGATGCATCAAAATGATACCGTTTTCCGTTACCGGAATGGTTACGCCAATCTGGAGGAGCAAACGCCAATCGGCGATGGGGCGATCTTTAATCTCTACTCCATGACGAAAATTATGACCTGTGTGGCAGCGCTTCAACTTGTAGAGAGAGGGCAAATGCTGCTGAGTGATCCGGTTTCCGACTATCTGCCGGAATATGCCGAGATGACGGTGAAGAAAACTTTATCAAACGGCGAGCTCAGACTGGAAAAAGCAACAAGAGCGATTACGGTACGTGACTTGTTTACGATGACTGCTGGATTCTCCTATGACATTGGTTCACCGAGCATTCAGGAAGCCGTGAAGAACACCAATGGCCAACTGCCAACACGCGATTTCGCGAAAGCGCTCGCCAAGGAACCGCTTCTGTTTGAACCAGGTACACAGTGGAACTACAGCATGTGCCATGATGTTCTCGGAGCTTTGGTGGAGGTTGTAAGTGGCAGACGTTTTGGTACGTATCTGCAAGAAGAAATTACCGGACCACTCGGTATGAACGATACAGCGTTTGATCTGAACGCTGAACAGCAGGCCCGTCTGATCCCGCAGTATGCATACAATGATGAGCTTGAGAAAGCCGTTCGTATGGATGGGAACGGATTCCGGGTAGGGACTGAATTAGAGAGCGGCGGTGCCGGACTATTGTCCACCGTCAGCGATTATGCGCTGTTCCTGAACATGCTGACTGGACGCGGAACCAGTCCGGAAGGCGTGCGCATTCTGTCACCGGCTTCAGTGGAACTGATGCGCACAGACCATCTGAACGATATGACCCGTGGTGATTACTCCTGGGATCATATGGGCGGGTATGGTTATGGGTTGGGGGTACGTACACATGTCTCCAAAGCAGGAAGCGGTTCGTTAAGCCCACTTGGTGAATTTGGATGGAGTGGTGCTGCTGGCTGCATGGCCATCATTGATCCAGACTCCGAACTCACGGTCATGTATGCACAGCACCTGTTGAACAATCAGGAGCCTTATGTTCATCGCCGCTTGCGCAATGTTGTTTATTCCTGTTTGTAA
- a CDS encoding GNAT family N-acetyltransferase has protein sequence MTVEIKACSREDLQKLQEISIETFNDTFKDQNSHDNMKAYLERAFNAKQLETELSNSCSDIFFVYYNDELAGYLKLNRDGAQSEKMSDASLEIERIYIRNKFQKHGLGKDLLNKAVETALEYKKKEIWLGVWEKNDNAIAFYRKMGFVQTGSHSFYMGDEEQIDFIMVKTL, from the coding sequence ATGACAGTGGAAATAAAAGCTTGCAGTCGCGAGGATTTACAAAAACTACAAGAGATCAGCATAGAAACGTTCAACGATACCTTTAAGGATCAGAATTCTCATGACAATATGAAAGCCTATCTGGAAAGAGCCTTTAACGCTAAACAGTTGGAGACTGAACTGTCCAATAGCTGTTCAGACATTTTTTTCGTCTACTACAATGATGAACTAGCTGGATATCTAAAGTTGAACAGGGATGGCGCCCAATCTGAAAAAATGAGTGATGCTTCACTTGAAATTGAGAGGATTTATATTAGAAATAAATTCCAAAAGCATGGTCTGGGTAAAGATTTGCTCAATAAAGCCGTGGAGACCGCATTGGAATACAAAAAGAAGGAAATCTGGCTCGGAGTATGGGAAAAGAATGACAATGCCATTGCTTTTTACAGGAAGATGGGGTTTGTTCAAACCGGTTCACACTCTTTTTACATGGGGGACGAGGAGCAAATCGATTTTATTATGGTCAAAACCCTATAG
- a CDS encoding response regulator transcription factor, with amino-acid sequence MYNIMIVEDSKPILRNIKMLLEMLNFPIHVAVTATNGEEALTAIQKEPIDLLLTDIRMPKMDGLSLIEQAKLVQPDLKVILISGYSDFEYARKALNLQVFDYLLKPVELDALEEVMGRVVKELDQLRSTNFHELQEILDPHSYAELKPGEYSAFSAQLMIILRRQPFTPKRERWGQQTLQASLEDFFAPRPCKVFLSQTPHQFIVFVNRGILDLYSSVHECLESLRRYLVVQGMDTSIGGQLVWSESVNLSELYHQVSSLLSMHQRLNSGLVLDSGNPFSIARTESGCLDSVLESAFVHMIQARQKEQFALKLSELMNRWTEENVHVKEMERFINLVVDAFAHLVEEQGAGIRLGLDLRAKKLFDEETYEDFCRELMEWISQCFEMLQSQGRKSREVLFEQMDEYIKRNKYTQISINDIAMKFHVSPSYVSRVIKNVTQVTFVQYYTNLRIKEACRLMECQPDMKFKELSDLLSFSDQHYFSKVFKEYTGFSPTEYKEIVANYTNLE; translated from the coding sequence ATGTATAATATCATGATCGTTGAAGATAGCAAACCCATATTACGCAATATTAAGATGCTTTTGGAAATGCTGAACTTTCCAATTCACGTGGCTGTTACGGCCACGAACGGGGAAGAGGCGCTGACAGCGATTCAGAAGGAACCCATTGATCTTCTGTTGACAGACATCCGGATGCCCAAGATGGACGGCTTATCCCTGATCGAGCAAGCGAAGCTTGTGCAGCCGGATTTGAAGGTCATCCTAATCAGTGGCTATAGCGATTTTGAATATGCGCGAAAAGCCTTGAATTTGCAGGTGTTCGACTATTTGCTAAAACCTGTTGAGCTGGATGCTCTGGAGGAAGTCATGGGGAGAGTTGTTAAAGAACTGGACCAACTGAGGTCAACTAACTTTCATGAGTTACAAGAAATCCTTGATCCTCATAGTTACGCTGAACTCAAGCCGGGAGAGTATTCTGCATTTTCGGCTCAATTGATGATAATTCTGCGCAGACAACCATTCACCCCGAAACGGGAAAGATGGGGACAACAGACGCTGCAGGCTTCTTTGGAAGACTTTTTTGCTCCACGTCCCTGTAAAGTGTTCCTGAGTCAAACTCCGCATCAATTCATTGTTTTTGTGAACAGAGGAATTCTTGATTTGTATTCGTCTGTACATGAATGTCTCGAATCGTTGCGGCGATATTTGGTTGTACAAGGTATGGATACATCAATTGGAGGACAACTGGTATGGTCGGAATCGGTTAATCTGTCTGAGCTTTACCACCAAGTATCGTCCCTTTTATCAATGCATCAGCGATTGAACAGTGGATTGGTGCTGGATAGCGGAAATCCTTTCTCCATAGCAAGAACTGAATCAGGTTGCCTGGATTCCGTATTGGAATCTGCTTTTGTTCATATGATACAAGCTCGCCAGAAGGAACAGTTTGCCCTTAAGCTATCCGAGTTGATGAATCGATGGACCGAGGAAAACGTGCATGTAAAAGAAATGGAACGATTTATCAACTTAGTAGTGGACGCATTCGCACATTTGGTTGAAGAGCAAGGGGCTGGCATTAGGCTTGGTCTGGATCTTAGAGCAAAAAAGCTATTTGATGAAGAAACATATGAAGACTTTTGCCGTGAATTAATGGAATGGATCAGTCAATGTTTTGAAATGCTGCAATCCCAAGGTCGGAAGAGCAGAGAAGTGCTGTTTGAGCAAATGGATGAGTACATCAAGCGGAACAAATATACCCAAATATCCATCAACGACATTGCAATGAAGTTTCACGTCAGCCCATCCTATGTTAGCCGAGTGATTAAAAACGTAACACAAGTCACGTTTGTTCAGTATTATACCAATCTTAGAATTAAGGAAGCATGCAGATTAATGGAGTGTCAGCCGGATATGAAGTTTAAGGAGTTATCAGATCTGTTATCGTTCAGTGATCAGCATTATTTCTCCAAGGTGTTCAAGGAATATACGGGATTCAGTCCGACAGAATATAAAGAAATTGTTGCAAACTATACAAATTTAGAGTAG
- a CDS encoding cache domain-containing sensor histidine kinase translates to MVKLIHRAAQFSLQTKVFLTFLALLLFVLGCFIVYVNLVVIRPLTQKTEEDTLITATKVREQVDLYVEQQNQMSQRILSNKDIFATMDKSSLAPSNYERLKQIRKLKDIMFQAIGPSMNIKDMSIYDKQGVLLTSYIGSGHAPPILSTMMEKSRSGREWSGNGFILLRQADIISFVRTINDQNGKLYGYLSIQMDQAYIQKLTEGITAGDVFIVNKQGEQMTGSETNKNALVLKDPLFEEGLAVDEQNNYVTHSTSHQTGWITFIVTPKNSVLGSIHSVQSMSILLITALMLISFVYIFFSTRNLLLPIRKLRSQIWRINYSNMKLKVEDRPKNNDLLLLNEAFQDLMERLQESIDREKKALHEEVTARNSALQAQIAPHFLHNVLYLISIAAQEGRTQTVSEMCKHLSDSLRYIVSSPYAHVTMADELEHTRHYLSLVQQKYEEDLEWNIDADELASEIRLPRLVIQPFVENCIEHAFFNITPPWRIQITVKQYNGLWALEIKDNGEGFPPNKIEEILSNIQQSSTGMNQPPDRQTALGNMGMVNSVNRLKLMYSNRLFFNIYNNHADEEKGATIQIIGSMTKDFY, encoded by the coding sequence ATGGTGAAATTGATACATAGAGCCGCACAATTCAGCTTGCAGACCAAAGTATTCCTGACATTTCTGGCACTGCTTTTGTTCGTGTTAGGCTGCTTCATCGTATATGTAAACCTTGTCGTTATCCGCCCGCTTACACAAAAAACGGAGGAAGACACACTTATCACTGCTACAAAGGTACGTGAACAGGTTGACCTATACGTAGAGCAGCAAAACCAGATGTCCCAGCGTATATTGTCTAACAAGGATATCTTTGCAACGATGGACAAGAGTTCCTTGGCTCCAAGCAATTATGAAAGACTAAAACAAATCAGGAAGCTAAAAGATATTATGTTCCAGGCTATCGGCCCCAGCATGAACATCAAGGACATGTCCATTTATGATAAACAAGGTGTGCTGCTCACATCGTATATTGGTTCAGGACATGCTCCACCGATCCTGAGTACCATGATGGAAAAAAGCAGGAGTGGACGAGAGTGGAGCGGAAACGGTTTTATACTGCTCCGGCAGGCAGACATCATCTCATTTGTCCGAACAATAAATGATCAGAATGGCAAGCTGTACGGATACCTTAGTATTCAAATGGATCAGGCTTACATTCAAAAACTTACGGAAGGAATTACAGCAGGGGATGTTTTTATTGTGAACAAGCAAGGTGAGCAAATGACTGGTTCGGAAACAAACAAGAACGCGTTGGTGTTGAAGGACCCATTATTCGAAGAGGGACTGGCAGTTGATGAACAAAATAATTATGTTACACATTCCACGTCTCACCAAACGGGTTGGATTACTTTTATCGTAACACCGAAAAATTCGGTGTTAGGCTCGATTCATTCTGTACAAAGCATGTCCATTCTGCTGATTACAGCCTTAATGCTCATTTCTTTTGTGTACATTTTCTTCTCCACGCGCAACCTGTTGCTTCCGATTCGCAAGCTTCGCAGCCAGATATGGCGCATCAATTACAGCAATATGAAGCTGAAGGTAGAGGATCGGCCCAAAAATAATGACCTGCTGCTGTTGAATGAAGCATTTCAGGATTTAATGGAACGATTACAAGAGTCCATTGATCGTGAGAAAAAGGCATTACATGAAGAAGTTACCGCGCGGAATTCCGCACTGCAAGCGCAAATTGCTCCTCATTTCCTTCATAACGTCCTGTATTTAATCAGCATTGCTGCTCAAGAGGGGAGAACCCAGACCGTGTCTGAAATGTGCAAACATCTATCAGACAGTTTGCGTTATATTGTTTCATCTCCTTATGCACATGTGACAATGGCGGATGAGCTTGAGCATACGAGACATTATTTGTCGTTGGTACAACAGAAGTATGAAGAAGATTTGGAGTGGAACATCGATGCTGATGAACTGGCGAGTGAGATCCGGCTGCCGCGGTTGGTCATTCAGCCTTTTGTGGAAAACTGCATTGAGCATGCATTTTTTAATATTACACCACCTTGGCGTATTCAAATTACCGTGAAGCAGTATAACGGATTATGGGCTTTGGAGATCAAAGATAACGGAGAAGGCTTCCCGCCAAACAAAATCGAAGAGATTTTGTCCAATATTCAGCAGTCCAGCACCGGAATGAATCAACCCCCCGATCGTCAGACAGCTCTTGGCAACATGGGGATGGTCAATAGCGTTAACAGGCTCAAACTGATGTACAGCAATCGGCTGTTTTTTAACATCTATAACAATCATGCTGATGAAGAAAAAGGAGCAACCATTCAAATCATCGGCTCGATGACGAAGGATTTTTACTGA